TTGCATTTCGTTGAGGGCGGCCTCCAGCCCTTCCAATGCGGGGTCCTTTTCGGATGAACCCTCTTTAATCTTGTCAAAAATTGTGTTCAACTCAGCTTCTTGAGACATGGGGATCGCTCCTCCTTTTATTCTTTGATAAATATATTATGGCTTCATACGAAAAAGGTTCCATATTAAGCCAAATAAATTAGGCTAGGTTTGCCAGAAGCTTAGATCGTCCGAAAGGAAAAATTATGCAAATTCTGCCGATAGATCTAAGGTTGTATTTTCCATCATTAAGTTTTACAATAAGGTTAGAGGTAAAGCAAAAGAAAGGTGAGGGTTAATGCCGACGGTGAAGATTTCCGCTAAGGGGCAAGTGGTTATCCCTGCTCATTTACGCCAAAAATATGGCCTGCAGGCGCCGGGACGGGCCATAATCACAGAGAAGGAAGGTCAAATCATTATTACCCCTGCCCCGGCCGACCCGGTTAGAGGTGCGCGAGGCATGTTGAAAGCAAAACAATCATTGACAAAAACCCATGCTGCCTATAAGCGGGAAGAACGTAAATTAGAGGAAGACCATGAACGGTAGTTCCCATAAAAATTTTGTCCTTGACGCTTATGCCGTCATTTGTTACCTGGAAGACGAAATCGGTGCTGAGGAAGTAGCTCTGCTGCTAAAAAAAGCCGGGGATCACACTGTGCGGCTATTCATGACGTGGATAAATTTAGGTGAAGTATATTACCGGGTACACCGGAAATATGGGGAAATAGAAGCTGAAAGGGTACTGGAAACGGTTAAAGACTGGCCGGTAGAGTTTTTGGCAGGTGACGAAGATTTAACGCTGGTGGCCGCCAGAGTAAAGGCTTCGTATGCACTGTCTTATGCCGACGCCTATGCCATTGCTGCGGCGTTAAAAAATAATGCTTCTATAGTGACGGGTGATCCGGAAATTAAGAATGCCAGTGTTAAAATGGGTTTTCCTTTAACTTGGCTGGGACAGGGTAATCCAGAGTAATCCCTTACCCCTTGTTAGGGTTTTAGCTTATAAAGTTATACTGAACTCGTAATGCCCAGGTCAAGACGTGGGAGCAGGAAAAATATGGCCCGGTGCCGAACTAACCTTGAACAGAAAGGCAAGCGGTTGAAGAGGCGATAGATTTGCAGGCTTCCCTACTGCGAGAGCTGGCAAGGATTGTCGGGAAGGAGCGGGTGCAGGCGTCACCGGAAGACCTCCTTTGTTATTCTTACGATGGTACCTTTGTGGCCTGCAGGCCGGATGTCATGGTTAAACCGGTTAGTACCGAACAGGTGGCCCGGGTCTTGGAATTTGCTTACCGGGAGGGGATCCCGGTCCACCCCCGCGGCGCCGGCACGGGCTTGAGCGGCGGGTCGGTGCCCCGGGGCGGGGGCATAGCCCTGGTAATGACGGCTATGAACAACATTTATGAGATTAACCCCGAGGACATGCTGGCCGTAGCAGATCCGGGGGTAATTACCGCTCAACTGCACCGGGCGGTAGAAGAAAAGGGGCTTTTCTATCCCCCGGACCCCGGCAGCGCGGAAGTTTGCACCCTGGGTGGCAACGTTGCCGAGTGCGCGGGGGGGCCCCGCGCCCTCAAGTATGGCGTCACCAGAGACTACATCCTGGGCCTGGAAGTGGTGCTGGCCGGCGGCCGGGTAATCCGTCCGGGAGGCCGGACCGTTAAAAACGTCACCGGCTATGACCTTTGCCGGCTGTTTACCGGCTCTGAAGGGACCCTGGGGGTCATCACCAAAATTACCCTGCGTCTTATACCCAAGCCCCCGGCCGTCAAAACCATCCTGGCAGCCTTTAAAGACCTGGTGCAGACAGGTGAAGCAGTAAACGCTATCCTTAGCGCCGGCATCATACCGAGGACCCTGGAGATTATGGACAGTATATCCATCGCCATTGTAGAACAGTTCAGCCCGTGCGGTTTACCCCGGGAAGCAGCAGCCGTGCTCCTTATCGAGACTGATGGAGACAGGGAGCAGGCTCAAAGGGACGCTGAAAAGGTGGTAGCGGTTCTGGAAGAAATAGGAGCTACTCAAATCAGATTGGCCGCTGATGCCAGGGAAGCAGGAGAATTATGGCGGGCACGACGGGCAGTTTCCCCGGCCATAACCCGGATTAAACCCACCAAAATTTCTGAGGATGCTACTGTCCCCCGCAGCCAGGTGCCGGCCATGATCCGGAGGCTGGGACAAATTCGGGAAAAATACCAGATTGACCTGGTAATTTTTGGCCATGCCGGTGACGGCAACCTCCACCCCAACATAGCCTGCGACAGCAGGGATGCCGGAGAAATGCTGCGGGTGGAAAAAGCTATTGCGGAAATCTTCCAGGCCGCTTTAGAACTGGGGGGAACCCTTTCGGGAGAACACGGCATCGGCCTTCTCAAGGCACCTTTTCTTATGACAGAACTGGGAGAGGCCGGCTACCAGGTCATGCGGGATATTAAGAGGTCGCTGGATCCGAAAAACATCCTGAACCCCCACAAAATTTTCTCCGGGTGAA
This Moorella sp. E308F DNA region includes the following protein-coding sequences:
- a CDS encoding AbrB/MazE/SpoVT family DNA-binding domain-containing protein; its protein translation is MPTVKISAKGQVVIPAHLRQKYGLQAPGRAIITEKEGQIIITPAPADPVRGARGMLKAKQSLTKTHAAYKREERKLEEDHER
- a CDS encoding type II toxin-antitoxin system VapC family toxin; this encodes MNGSSHKNFVLDAYAVICYLEDEIGAEEVALLLKKAGDHTVRLFMTWINLGEVYYRVHRKYGEIEAERVLETVKDWPVEFLAGDEDLTLVAARVKASYALSYADAYAIAAALKNNASIVTGDPEIKNASVKMGFPLTWLGQGNPE
- a CDS encoding FAD-binding oxidoreductase → MQASLLRELARIVGKERVQASPEDLLCYSYDGTFVACRPDVMVKPVSTEQVARVLEFAYREGIPVHPRGAGTGLSGGSVPRGGGIALVMTAMNNIYEINPEDMLAVADPGVITAQLHRAVEEKGLFYPPDPGSAEVCTLGGNVAECAGGPRALKYGVTRDYILGLEVVLAGGRVIRPGGRTVKNVTGYDLCRLFTGSEGTLGVITKITLRLIPKPPAVKTILAAFKDLVQTGEAVNAILSAGIIPRTLEIMDSISIAIVEQFSPCGLPREAAAVLLIETDGDREQAQRDAEKVVAVLEEIGATQIRLAADAREAGELWRARRAVSPAITRIKPTKISEDATVPRSQVPAMIRRLGQIREKYQIDLVIFGHAGDGNLHPNIACDSRDAGEMLRVEKAIAEIFQAALELGGTLSGEHGIGLLKAPFLMTELGEAGYQVMRDIKRSLDPKNILNPHKIFSG